The Bacteroides sp. genome includes the window TTTATATGGGTATCTGATCACCTACAAGCAGAATAATATCAATATTTTATTGAAATCACTTATAGAAGGTTCATCAGTGGTCCTTCCTGCAGTGATCCTGATGTTCGGCATTGGGTGGATTCTGGTTTCTGTTAGGGGACCAAGTACAATTACACCTGAGATTCTGATGACCCATTATAGTACTGAGATTTGGCCGGTGAGGGAGCTTATGGTCCCTTTTGTGAAACAAATCGTACCCAATTCAGGTTGGCAGTATGTGCTGATATTTACGATTCTTGCCCCGCTAGCATTATACCGAGGGCCATTAAATGTATGGGGCATGGGTTTTGGGATTGCTTCCGTGCTTATGGCTGCAGGAATGCCTTCCGGAGCTATTCTTGGTATGTTATGGTCGGTGGGGCAATTGCAGGGTATTTCTGACCCCACAAACCTTCAAAACGTTTGGATTGCAAATGAAATGAAAATAGATGTTCAGAAAATTCTCTATAATACCTTACCCTATTCATGGGCTTTTGCACTCTTGGGTCTCCTTGCGGCAGCTATTATTTATTTTTGACCTTAACCCTTTAGAAGTATGAGCAAGATTAAGGTAGGTATTGACGTAGGAGGCACATTCACCCATGCAGTGGCAGTGGATGTTGAAAAATTTAGTATTTTGGGGAAGGCCAGCGTGCCGACTACCCATAACTCAAAACAGGGGGTTGCCGAAGGGGTCATTGCCTCTATGCAAAAACTGATACAGGAAAACAAAATAAACCCTGGACAAATTCTGCTTATCGCTCATTCAACTACACAAGCCACAAATGCTTTGCTTGAGGGAGATGTTGCGCCGGTTGGGATTATTGCAATGGGAAGAGGCCTTGAAGGTCGGCTTGCCAAAAGGCAGGCCTTTCTGGATGATGTTTTTCTTGCTCCGGGTAAAAAACTTCCTGTTTTTTTTCGATTTATTAATACAACGGATATCCTAACGGAAGAAAAAATCGAGAAAGCTATTTCTGCCCTGGTAAATGAAGGGGCTCAAGTATTTGTAGCTACTGAGGTTTTTGGACCTGATGACAATCAGCATGAAAAACTGGTTGTAAAGGTTGCGGAAAGTATTGGCTTAAATGCGACTGCCGCGTGTGACTTGTCACAACTTTATGGTATTAGGGTGAGGACTCGCACAGCGGTGGTCAATGCCAGCATGATGCCTAAGATGATTGAAACAGCAAACTTGACGGAGCAAGCTGTTAAGGAAAGTGGTGTCAAGGCCCCCCTGATGGTCATGCGTTCTGACGGGGGTATCATGGATATTAAGGAGATGCGAAAACGTCCAATACTTACTATGCTTTCAGGACCTGCAGCAGGCGTAGCCGCAGCCTTAATGTATGCCAGGATCTCTGACGGCATTTTTCTTGAGGTTGGTGGAACTTCAACGGATATTTCAGTAATAAAAAATGGAATGCCCCAGGTTAAAGCTGCACAAATTGGAAAGAACAGGTTAAGCATAAAAACCATAGATGTTCGTACTATTGGAATTGGTGGAGGATCAATACCCCGTATATCTGGAAGCAAAATTGTGGATGTTGGTCCCCGCAGTGCCCACATTGCCAATCTTTCCTATTCAGCTTATGCCGATAATCCCGATTTTTCTGAAATAAAGGTTGAAACCATATGCCCCAAGGAGGGGGATCCGGAAGATTACCTAAAGGTAGTTCGGCCAGATGGTAATTTTACGATTACACCCAGTGCTGCTTCATATTTCAAAGGTTTGGTAAAAGATTTCGGACATGGAAAAGCAAACCTTGATGCTGTCAAAAATGCGGTTTCAAGTGTTGCCAAGATTTTGAATGCTGACCCAGATCAGTTTGCTGAGGACATTCTGTTGAATTGTAGTAAGAAAATTGAAAAGGTCATAAGATCTTTGGCAAGGGAATATAAACTGGACAAGAACTTTTTGACGCTTTATGGAGGAGGTGGCGGAGCCAGCGCTTTGGTACCTCATGCTGCTCAGTACCTTAAAATTAAGCATGAAATTGCTCCTGATTCTGAAGTGATTTCAGCTATTGGTGCAGCAATGGGCATGATCAGGGACACGGTTGAAAAGTCAATCATTAACCCAAGCGAGCAGGAAATTATTGCCATTCGTCAGGCAGCATCAGAATCTGTCATTGCTATGGGGGCAAAACCAGGAACTGTTGAAGTTCAAGTGGAAATAGATAACGCAAACAAAAAAGTAGTAGCAATTGCAACAGGTTCTAGCGATTTGGCTTCAAGGGAAACCAGCGAGCAATTGGATGACGGTGAGCTTAAGTTAGTTGCTTCAGAAGCGTTAAAAGTGGAACCAAAGATGGTTCAGATTCAAGGGAAAACGAATCTGCTTAGATTGGCTGGTTATGAAACCGTTAAGTCTCACTTCTTTGGAATATTGAAGGAAAAACTCAATCCTGCAGTGGTTTTGACCCGTGATGGGATAGTAAAACGCCGGTTTGATGATGTGGTTTGGAGAAAAAGTAATGTATCTGGGGTTAAAACGGTAATTAGCCAATTGATCGAAGAACTTAGATCCTATGGCGATGGAGGGGAATTAATGCCTGATGTGTTCGTCGTTGTCTCAGGGAAAATTATTGATTTATCCGGGCTTATTGAGATTTCTCAGATATTATCACTGATAGAATTCGACCTGAAAGACCTGACCCCAACTGATAATGCGATTGTTCTGGCTGTGAAAAAACGTTGATATGAGGAGCAATTTTGATCATATCATTTGGGGTGCCAATGCAAAAGGAATTGCCCTGGCTTCAAAACTAATTCAACAGGGTCAAACAGTGCTGTTGTTAAACAAATTTGGTTTTCCGGGAGGGAAAGTCACGGAAAGCCTGTCATGTCTTTTTACGAAGGATGAGCGTTTAAATGATGATCTGGATTTAGGTCTTCTTGATTCCATTCGCAGCCAAAGGTTTGGTGTTCTTTTTGAAAATGAACAAGAGCTGTTGCTCCATCCCGAAGCTTTTAAGCGGGCACTTTGGGAAGAAATTGATCGGATTAATATAGATTTTCTTTTTCATGTAATACCCATTGGATTTGAAAGGCGTAATTTTAATCAAATTCAACTCTTTGGACGTCAAGGGCATTTTTTCGTTACTGGAAAGGAAATCCATGATCTATCAGATGAACAACAACTTAAAATTCTTTTTTCAGCGAAGGATTTCCAAGCCGATGTGCTGGTGCATTGTTTTATCACGGACAAAATTCCGGAAGATATGCCCAGCTTTAAAATATATCGTAAGGTTGAAACGCCTATTGGACTTTTTTGCAGTTTTCATTTGGAAAAAATACCCTTATCAAAAACTGACATGTCATTTAATTTAGAATTAGATCGCTTTGCCCAATTTATCTGGAAAAATTATGGAGCAAGATTGCTGATGATTCCAGTCCAACCTGAAATTATTCCCCTGGATGAAGAATAATAGTAAGAAATTCTTTGAAATTGTCAAACACCAATTGATAGTCAGTTGTCAGGCTGAGGGTGATTCGCCTTTTAATTCGCCTGAAGGCGTAACCGCATTTGCAATAGCTGCAAAAATGGGCGGGACAGCTGCCAT containing:
- a CDS encoding FAD-dependent oxidoreductase; amino-acid sequence: MRSNFDHIIWGANAKGIALASKLIQQGQTVLLLNKFGFPGGKVTESLSCLFTKDERLNDDLDLGLLDSIRSQRFGVLFENEQELLLHPEAFKRALWEEIDRINIDFLFHVIPIGFERRNFNQIQLFGRQGHFFVTGKEIHDLSDEQQLKILFSAKDFQADVLVHCFITDKIPEDMPSFKIYRKVETPIGLFCSFHLEKIPLSKTDMSFNLELDRFAQFIWKNYGARLLMIPVQPEIIPLDEE
- a CDS encoding hydantoinase/oxoprolinase family protein codes for the protein MSKIKVGIDVGGTFTHAVAVDVEKFSILGKASVPTTHNSKQGVAEGVIASMQKLIQENKINPGQILLIAHSTTQATNALLEGDVAPVGIIAMGRGLEGRLAKRQAFLDDVFLAPGKKLPVFFRFINTTDILTEEKIEKAISALVNEGAQVFVATEVFGPDDNQHEKLVVKVAESIGLNATAACDLSQLYGIRVRTRTAVVNASMMPKMIETANLTEQAVKESGVKAPLMVMRSDGGIMDIKEMRKRPILTMLSGPAAGVAAALMYARISDGIFLEVGGTSTDISVIKNGMPQVKAAQIGKNRLSIKTIDVRTIGIGGGSIPRISGSKIVDVGPRSAHIANLSYSAYADNPDFSEIKVETICPKEGDPEDYLKVVRPDGNFTITPSAASYFKGLVKDFGHGKANLDAVKNAVSSVAKILNADPDQFAEDILLNCSKKIEKVIRSLAREYKLDKNFLTLYGGGGGASALVPHAAQYLKIKHEIAPDSEVISAIGAAMGMIRDTVEKSIINPSEQEIIAIRQAASESVIAMGAKPGTVEVQVEIDNANKKVVAIATGSSDLASRETSEQLDDGELKLVASEALKVEPKMVQIQGKTNLLRLAGYETVKSHFFGILKEKLNPAVVLTRDGIVKRRFDDVVWRKSNVSGVKTVISQLIEELRSYGDGGELMPDVFVVVSGKIIDLSGLIEISQILSLIEFDLKDLTPTDNAIVLAVKKR